From Rubripirellula reticaptiva, the proteins below share one genomic window:
- a CDS encoding dockerin type I domain-containing protein → MAQGEQVAANRDPKNTFDVNDNGTVSALDALLNINALARHDNNQSSSIDPDDFYSNVSGDSTVSALNAFLVINQLTRQDQLGAPNQITAPTEPPTSLDGQMIRWTASPLVGGETYEVAFSTKASCNAADFVASRNGVDGLQTSIFTEVTTDGDYFFCVTAIGFNDTRFPADNQGAAVRHELERFHTVFFSKATVAISQGSLCPDTPSNLRFFDLKRSEIASNAGLIIDWMARR, encoded by the coding sequence ATGGCCCAAGGCGAGCAGGTCGCTGCCAATCGCGATCCCAAAAACACCTTTGACGTCAACGACAACGGAACGGTTTCAGCACTCGATGCCCTGTTGAACATCAACGCCCTCGCCCGACATGATAACAACCAAAGCAGTAGCATCGATCCAGATGACTTCTACTCAAATGTCTCTGGCGATAGCACCGTCTCTGCCCTGAATGCTTTTCTGGTCATCAATCAGTTAACGAGACAAGATCAGCTCGGAGCGCCTAACCAAATCACCGCTCCGACGGAACCGCCAACGAGTCTCGATGGCCAGATGATCAGGTGGACCGCGTCTCCGCTTGTCGGTGGCGAGACCTACGAAGTCGCGTTTTCGACGAAAGCAAGCTGTAATGCAGCAGACTTTGTCGCTAGCCGCAATGGAGTCGATGGGCTGCAAACTTCAATCTTCACCGAAGTCACGACCGACGGCGATTACTTCTTCTGCGTGACCGCCATCGGTTTCAACGACACTCGCTTTCCTGCAGACAACCAAGGTGCGGCGGTGCGACATGAGCTCGAGCGATTTCACACCGTGTTCTTCAGCAAAGCGACCGTCGCGATCTCTCAAGGTTCGCTGTGTCCAGACACACCGAGCAACCTGCGGTTCTTCGATTTGAAACGCAGCGAGATTGCCAGCAACGCTGGCCTAATCATCGATTGGATGGCGAGACGATGA